The Paenibacillus sophorae genome has a segment encoding these proteins:
- the radC gene encoding RadC family protein: MQDQKNCIIRTPQDVFKLLEAELCHEQKEHFICLFLNTKNSLIFKEVISIGSLNAAIVHPREVFHAAIRRCSASLICAHNHPSGDPEPSIEDINLTKRLIAAGEIIGIEVLDHVIIGGNRFYSLKEHGHF, from the coding sequence ATCCAAGATCAAAAAAACTGTATTATTCGCACACCCCAAGATGTTTTTAAACTCCTCGAAGCAGAACTTTGTCATGAGCAAAAAGAACACTTCATCTGCCTCTTCCTCAACACTAAGAACAGCCTCATCTTCAAAGAAGTCATCTCCATAGGCTCTCTGAACGCCGCTATCGTCCATCCTAGAGAAGTATTCCATGCAGCCATAAGACGCTGTAGTGCCTCGCTCATATGCGCTCACAACCACCCGAGCGGAGACCCGGAGCCATCCATTGAGGACATTAATTTAACAAAACGACTCATAGCTGCTGGGGAAATCATAGGAATAGAAGTCCTTGATCATGTAATTATCGGCGGCAATCGCTTCTACAGTTTGAAAGAACATGGGCATTTCTAA
- a CDS encoding ABC-three component system middle component 6: MIINIDREPKYSLYYIGGIILDLLKKHDSLSIDELYEKTKSIIDSNLYIDFIYYSLDWLYMLSLINIEQDKVKIC, encoded by the coding sequence ATGATAATAAATATAGATAGAGAACCGAAATATTCACTGTATTACATTGGTGGAATAATTTTAGATTTATTAAAAAAACATGACTCCTTATCTATTGACGAGCTTTATGAAAAGACTAAATCTATCATAGATAGTAATCTGTATATTGATTTTATTTATTATTCATTAGATTGGTTATATATGCTTTCTCTAATAAATATTGAGCAAGATAAGGTGAAAATATGCTAA
- a CDS encoding DUF2326 domain-containing protein, translated as MLIHRLIVRKTKPEIEIIRDISFNHKGLSLIVDNTSDSAKDSGNNVGKTTVVKIIDLCLGAKSVRSLYFDVDTKSENHEIREFLMEHKVEAELILVDPNKKKKSSIVRQLFNRGKRIIDSIEFTQEEFWGKLKLLLFDLDEHNPTLRQLIPKFVRVDNITSENMIKYLGNTTSNDTYDSIYLFLFRIIKNDLLSKKDTLSANLKEVETKIRLLQHDENISSLDILEQRKQLIDSDLVELSTKRKNLDYMETYKEELKNKRNIINSINEVEAEMQMLQFEIKQITVNIEKLENEKSNINHSQISYIYNEAKAYIGTVNKTFEDLLLFHNKMIQNRIDFVKDQLTIKEKRYTELEYGRDTLLEQNKNLTIDLLDEGLLEELNSINQKIEALVLEKGAINQTIKILTSAETLKDNLTNDIKQISQQMDSNNINDIIGKFNVYFSDYCEKLYGEKYLFVYNSKWKEQNKFPVSLDLFKGNVGTGMKKGIIVAFDLAYIKFAEEMSIVSPRFVIHDKLENTHINQLRTIFELSRDINGQYIVPILRERVDKIESALIEECKVLELSKDEKFFKV; from the coding sequence ATGCTAATTCATAGGCTAATCGTAAGAAAAACGAAACCCGAAATTGAGATTATTAGGGATATTTCCTTCAATCATAAAGGGTTAAGTCTTATTGTTGATAACACAAGTGATTCAGCAAAAGACAGCGGTAATAACGTCGGTAAAACCACAGTTGTTAAAATAATTGACTTATGCCTTGGAGCTAAATCGGTTAGAAGTTTATATTTTGATGTAGACACAAAAAGTGAGAATCATGAAATAAGAGAATTCCTAATGGAGCATAAAGTTGAAGCTGAGTTAATTCTAGTTGATCCGAATAAAAAAAAGAAAAGCAGTATTGTTAGACAATTATTTAATAGAGGAAAAAGAATCATTGATTCCATTGAATTCACCCAAGAAGAATTCTGGGGAAAACTGAAGCTTTTATTGTTTGATTTAGATGAGCACAACCCCACTTTAAGACAGTTGATCCCTAAGTTCGTTAGAGTTGATAATATAACCTCTGAAAATATGATTAAATATCTTGGAAATACAACATCTAACGATACATATGATTCAATCTATCTGTTCCTCTTTAGAATAATAAAAAATGATTTACTCAGTAAAAAAGACACTCTTTCAGCAAATCTAAAAGAAGTAGAAACAAAAATTAGACTTTTACAACATGACGAGAATATCAGTTCGCTCGATATTTTAGAGCAACGAAAACAACTTATAGATAGCGATTTAGTAGAACTTTCAACAAAAAGAAAAAACCTTGATTATATGGAGACCTATAAGGAGGAATTGAAAAATAAAAGAAATATTATTAATTCAATTAATGAAGTAGAAGCTGAAATGCAGATGTTACAATTTGAAATAAAACAAATAACTGTAAATATAGAAAAATTAGAGAATGAAAAAAGCAATATAAATCATAGTCAAATAAGTTATATTTATAATGAAGCCAAAGCCTATATTGGCACAGTTAATAAAACATTTGAAGACTTACTCCTTTTTCATAATAAGATGATTCAAAATAGAATAGATTTTGTAAAGGATCAATTAACAATCAAAGAAAAGCGCTATACTGAACTGGAATACGGAAGAGATACACTGTTAGAACAGAATAAAAACTTAACAATTGATTTACTTGATGAAGGACTACTTGAAGAGTTGAATTCTATAAACCAAAAAATAGAAGCACTTGTCCTAGAAAAAGGTGCTATAAACCAAACTATAAAAATATTAACAAGTGCTGAAACCTTAAAAGATAATTTGACTAATGATATCAAACAAATTAGCCAACAGATGGATTCAAATAATATCAATGATATTATAGGTAAGTTTAACGTATATTTTTCGGATTACTGTGAAAAATTGTATGGTGAAAAATATTTATTTGTATACAATAGCAAATGGAAGGAACAGAATAAATTCCCTGTTTCGCTGGATTTATTTAAGGGGAATGTAGGAACCGGAATGAAAAAGGGCATAATTGTAGCCTTTGATTTAGCTTATATAAAGTTTGCAGAAGAAATGAGCATTGTTTCTCCAAGATTTGTAATACATGATAAGTTAGAGAATACCCATATCAATCAATTGAGAACAATATTTGAATTATCTAGAGATATCAATGGCCAGTATATTGTTCCTATTCTTAGAGAAAGGGTCGACAAAATCGAATCCGCTCTAATTGAAGAGTGTAAAGTACTAGAGCTTAGTAAGGATGAAAAGTTCTTTAAAGTATAG